One Phocaeicola dorei genomic region harbors:
- a CDS encoding TonB-dependent receptor, with amino-acid sequence MDNIMKCTPLGEQKSLWLRKTLLIMKFFVLFLLLGTIPCWAGVAYSQNVKMSLDMENTTVHDVINAIEKKGEFYFTYNLNQINVNRKVSIKVENKTINQILDQLFSKSGIDYKIENRHIVLYKQAASEVEAVKQQKSINGIVADEQGEPIIGASVLEKGTTNGTITDLDGRFTLSIGKGTELIVSYVGYTTKTVKIGNQSTIKIVLIEDTKTLDEVVVIGYGTQKKSDVSGSVTSVSGDKLSKIPTANAEMALQGMAPGLSVNFGSGAAGSSATLQVRGVTSWKDDDGENSESNGPLVIIDGVPGNMSYLNPEDIKSISVLKDAATAAIYGSRSAAGVILIETHRGTMNSAPKITFSGYWGLSAVPKRLEVCNSAEFIKVRKMALINAGTDESRWPKYISEYERDPSQFADTDWQKEYYQRGFTQKYNIGYTAGSANSNVSLSAFYSKTDGVTIATGDEKFGFRLNSDVTRGKFKMGESVSYSRWSADLESNSGFSSIYQVTNMEPLAFLYDENNDGGYGGAISGMGMSDAGNQVAFNKLIDNTSSNDYIAASGYLQYEPIKGLIVKFNASRNMYFGKSRLFKPTYEIGAAKRNTMASLSESRSQTTNDLLELTANYDKTIAEKHNLSLLLGLSQEENKYEDLSASGSDFENNSMSLMGHAKSNYSVGGTKTRSALRSLFGRVNYNYMMRYMIMASFRYDGSSRFAKGNKWGFFPSVSLGWNIANEPFWENLKETVSMFKFRLSYGALGNQNIGLYRYIPTLSYNNHALNYPFDGRETSMGYAITAFPSSDIKWETTVYKNIGVDISLWNNKLELSAEAYIKNTSDMLSSRNISLATGYNSSILVNDGKLRTTGFEMQAIYHGKAGGLKYDLDLNLSHYKSVLKSMANPDYLYEYGALRTYVGGEIGEFWVYQTAGIFQNQAEVDEWNTAHGYKDQNGNWQPLQPVAKPGDIRFIDQNGDGMLDTNDRVKVGSGTPKVSLGFNINLAYKDFDLVANFYGDFGAKRYNYTKYQLERMDHVFNYGKNALNAWTPENPDTDIPRAVSGDPNKNSRTSTRFVENGDYLRLNNLQIGYNLPVKYCKKMGLSNLRIYVGATRLFTITNYKGYDPSTGSSVGQMGYDYAAIPLSRDFMMGLKFGF; translated from the coding sequence ATGGATAATATTATGAAATGCACACCATTGGGTGAGCAAAAATCACTATGGCTACGAAAAACATTGTTAATTATGAAATTCTTTGTTCTTTTTCTATTATTGGGAACTATCCCGTGTTGGGCAGGTGTCGCTTATTCACAGAATGTGAAGATGTCTTTGGATATGGAAAATACTACGGTGCATGATGTGATTAATGCTATTGAGAAAAAAGGGGAATTCTATTTTACCTATAATCTGAATCAAATCAATGTCAATAGAAAAGTATCCATTAAAGTAGAAAATAAAACGATAAACCAGATTTTAGATCAGTTGTTTTCGAAATCAGGTATCGATTATAAAATAGAAAATCGTCATATTGTATTATATAAGCAGGCGGCTTCCGAAGTAGAAGCTGTGAAACAACAGAAATCTATAAATGGTATTGTAGCCGATGAGCAGGGTGAACCTATCATTGGTGCCAGTGTATTGGAAAAAGGTACTACAAACGGTACGATTACTGATTTGGATGGTCGTTTTACTTTATCTATCGGCAAGGGAACTGAATTGATTGTTTCTTATGTAGGTTATACCACAAAGACCGTGAAAATAGGTAATCAGTCTACTATAAAAATCGTATTAATAGAAGATACCAAGACTTTGGATGAGGTGGTTGTAATTGGTTATGGTACACAGAAAAAGTCTGATGTTTCAGGTTCGGTAACATCAGTATCGGGTGATAAATTGTCTAAGATTCCTACTGCAAATGCAGAGATGGCATTGCAAGGTATGGCTCCAGGTTTGTCGGTAAACTTTGGCAGCGGTGCTGCTGGTTCTTCTGCCACTTTGCAGGTGCGCGGTGTGACTTCTTGGAAAGATGATGATGGCGAGAACAGCGAAAGTAACGGTCCACTGGTGATTATCGATGGTGTCCCGGGTAATATGTCTTATCTTAATCCTGAAGATATTAAATCGATTTCCGTATTGAAAGATGCTGCTACTGCCGCTATCTATGGCTCACGTTCGGCAGCTGGTGTTATTTTGATTGAAACACATCGTGGTACGATGAATTCAGCTCCGAAGATTACTTTTTCCGGTTATTGGGGATTGAGTGCCGTGCCGAAGCGTCTGGAAGTTTGTAATTCAGCTGAGTTTATTAAAGTACGTAAGATGGCATTAATAAATGCAGGTACGGACGAGAGCCGCTGGCCTAAATATATCAGCGAGTACGAGAGAGACCCGAGCCAGTTTGCTGATACTGATTGGCAGAAAGAGTATTACCAACGTGGTTTTACACAAAAATATAACATCGGTTACACGGCAGGTAGTGCTAATTCCAATGTGTCTCTTTCTGCTTTCTATAGTAAGACGGACGGTGTGACTATTGCTACCGGAGATGAAAAGTTCGGTTTCCGTTTGAACTCTGATGTTACCCGTGGTAAGTTTAAAATGGGTGAATCGGTAAGTTATAGTCGTTGGTCGGCCGATTTGGAATCCAATTCGGGTTTCTCCTCCATTTATCAGGTGACGAATATGGAGCCGTTAGCGTTCCTTTATGATGAGAACAATGATGGCGGTTATGGTGGTGCCATCTCTGGTATGGGCATGTCTGACGCCGGTAATCAGGTTGCTTTCAATAAATTGATTGATAATACAAGCTCTAACGATTATATCGCAGCTTCCGGTTATTTGCAGTACGAGCCGATTAAAGGGCTTATCGTGAAATTCAATGCTAGCCGCAATATGTACTTTGGCAAATCTCGTCTTTTCAAACCTACCTACGAGATTGGAGCGGCCAAACGGAATACGATGGCTAGTTTGTCTGAATCACGTTCGCAGACTACCAACGATTTGTTGGAATTGACAGCTAATTATGACAAGACCATTGCTGAAAAACACAATCTTTCTCTTTTATTGGGACTTTCTCAGGAAGAAAATAAGTATGAAGATCTTAGTGCTTCCGGTTCTGATTTTGAGAATAATAGTATGAGCTTGATGGGACATGCTAAAAGTAACTATTCTGTAGGTGGTACTAAGACTCGCAGTGCTCTCCGCTCTCTCTTTGGCCGTGTGAACTACAACTATATGATGCGCTATATGATTATGGCTTCTTTCCGTTATGATGGCTCTTCACGCTTTGCGAAAGGCAACAAGTGGGGTTTCTTCCCTTCTGTATCATTGGGTTGGAACATTGCTAATGAACCATTTTGGGAAAATTTGAAAGAAACTGTTTCCATGTTCAAATTTCGTTTAAGTTACGGTGCTTTAGGTAATCAGAACATAGGTCTTTATCGATATATTCCTACTTTGAGCTATAATAATCATGCATTGAACTATCCTTTTGATGGTCGTGAAACTTCTATGGGATATGCCATCACTGCTTTTCCATCCAGCGATATCAAGTGGGAAACGACGGTGTATAAGAATATCGGTGTAGACATTAGTTTATGGAACAATAAACTGGAGCTTTCTGCGGAGGCTTATATTAAGAATACCAGTGATATGCTGTCTAGCCGTAACATCAGTTTGGCTACCGGTTATAATTCTTCTATCTTGGTGAACGATGGTAAGTTGCGCACAACCGGTTTTGAAATGCAAGCTATTTATCATGGCAAAGCCGGAGGTTTGAAGTACGATTTGGATTTGAATTTATCTCACTATAAGAGTGTGTTGAAATCTATGGCCAATCCTGATTATCTCTATGAGTACGGTGCTCTGCGTACTTATGTAGGTGGTGAAATAGGTGAATTCTGGGTATATCAAACTGCCGGAATTTTCCAAAATCAAGCGGAAGTGGACGAATGGAACACAGCTCATGGCTATAAGGACCAAAACGGCAACTGGCAGCCTCTGCAACCTGTGGCTAAACCGGGTGATATCCGTTTCATAGATCAGAATGGAGATGGTATGCTTGATACAAACGACCGCGTGAAAGTGGGTAGTGGTACACCGAAGGTGTCATTGGGATTCAACATTAACTTGGCTTATAAAGACTTTGACTTGGTAGCCAATTTCTACGGTGACTTTGGTGCTAAGCGTTATAACTATACTAAATATCAGTTGGAGCGTATGGACCATGTGTTCAACTATGGTAAGAATGCCTTGAATGCTTGGACACCTGAAAATCCTGATACTGATATTCCACGTGCCGTGTCTGGTGATCCTAATAAGAACTCTCGTACTTCTACTCGTTTTGTAGAGAATGGTGACTATCTGCGTCTGAATAATTTGCAGATAGGTTATAATCTGCCGGTTAAATATTGTAAGAAAATGGGCTTGAGTAACTTGCGTATTTATGTAGGCGCTACCCGTTTGTTCACTATTACCAACTACAAAGGCTATGATCCTTCAACCGGTTCTTCAGTCGGACAGATGGGATATGACTATGCAGCCATTCCTTTGAGTCGTGACTTTATGATGGGTCTTAAATTCGGTTTCTAA
- a CDS encoding RNA polymerase sigma-70 factor → MQTISIDINKVQKGDEAEFRLLFNLFYPRLMSVACRFVPEHIAEDIVQSVFVMYWEQKSTLTPNAIHSFLYKCTQNNCLNYLKHQAVVLGHEEEVRLAEERMAFQLAGSDANELWNEVVERDIRKLLEASISKLPPKCRQAFELSYFKEMTYKEIAEAMHISSRTVEEHVQKATKFLREDLKEVLFCLLFLLR, encoded by the coding sequence ATGCAAACAATTTCTATAGATATAAATAAAGTACAAAAAGGAGACGAGGCGGAGTTTCGTCTTCTTTTTAATCTTTTCTATCCTCGTCTGATGTCTGTAGCTTGCCGTTTTGTGCCTGAACATATTGCTGAAGATATTGTACAAAGTGTTTTTGTCATGTATTGGGAACAGAAGTCTACCTTGACACCTAATGCCATTCATTCTTTCCTCTATAAATGTACACAGAATAATTGCCTGAATTATCTGAAGCACCAAGCTGTTGTGCTGGGGCATGAGGAGGAGGTGCGTTTGGCGGAAGAACGCATGGCCTTTCAGCTGGCAGGATCGGATGCCAATGAATTGTGGAATGAGGTGGTTGAGCGTGACATCCGGAAATTGTTGGAAGCTTCCATCTCTAAATTACCTCCTAAATGTCGTCAGGCTTTCGAATTGTCTTATTTTAAAGAGATGACTTATAAAGAGATAGCGGAGGCTATGCATATTTCATCCCGTACGGTGGAAGAACATGTACAGAAAGCCACAAAATTCTTGAGAGAGGATTTGAAGGAGGTATTGTTCTGCCTGTTGTTTTTGCTTCGTTAA
- a CDS encoding RagB/SusD family nutrient uptake outer membrane protein, with the protein MKFKNILLYAALLSGMSFSSCTDFLDEDSNPNALSPSIFWKSEGDIMKGLTSVYGALQPNASWAIPFERYIVIDGYRSDEITHRDDVTSWMNISSFNVEPTNSVVKTEWTNLYKGINYANQCLTNIPTVPGDSESLNALKKQSIAEARFLRAYFYYRLYVNFGERVPIYKEALVGTDEEFYPPQANPGELVSLIETELKEVQSDLPESYEESEKGRVTRYTAAALLGKFYMFRKELSKAEVEFKKIIDKEGSLFGLMENWADNFDGMHKNNKESLFEIQFTGDRSGGQYEYNLFTVHLGPMAGLDAYEEAYPTDWMCQTLLADKTIDGKSSDRALHTLIFDDPECRPFYYENGKSFKDYHKEGEIFWHKYVTYTEGMSDYWDYSFFNVSVIRYADVLLLYAECLNDKGETTEAINIINKVRARVNVPALPLTMGKAEVLKHLQDKERPCELALEGSRWYDLVRWGIVEETLKAHNKPFVENYVDTKHQLFPIPHSEFLLNPDWEQNPNYSK; encoded by the coding sequence ATGAAATTCAAAAACATATTATTATATGCAGCTCTTCTGAGCGGAATGTCTTTTTCCTCTTGCACTGATTTCTTGGATGAAGACTCTAATCCCAATGCTTTATCACCTAGTATTTTCTGGAAGAGTGAAGGGGATATTATGAAAGGATTGACTAGTGTATACGGAGCTTTGCAGCCGAATGCATCTTGGGCGATACCGTTTGAACGCTACATAGTAATAGACGGATACAGAAGTGATGAGATTACCCACAGGGATGATGTGACGAGTTGGATGAATATTTCATCATTCAATGTGGAACCCACTAACTCCGTAGTCAAGACGGAGTGGACTAATTTGTATAAAGGTATTAACTATGCCAATCAATGTTTGACCAACATTCCCACTGTACCTGGTGACTCGGAATCACTCAATGCCTTGAAGAAGCAGTCCATAGCCGAAGCTCGTTTTTTGCGTGCTTACTTTTATTATCGTTTGTATGTGAACTTTGGTGAGAGAGTTCCTATTTATAAGGAGGCATTGGTAGGTACGGATGAAGAGTTCTATCCGCCACAGGCCAATCCGGGAGAATTGGTAAGTCTGATTGAGACCGAACTGAAAGAAGTACAGAGCGACCTTCCCGAAAGTTATGAGGAAAGTGAAAAAGGACGTGTCACGCGTTATACGGCAGCGGCTCTTTTGGGTAAGTTCTATATGTTCCGCAAAGAATTGAGTAAAGCCGAAGTTGAATTCAAGAAGATCATTGATAAAGAAGGAAGTCTTTTTGGCTTGATGGAGAATTGGGCTGATAATTTTGACGGTATGCACAAGAACAATAAAGAGTCTCTTTTTGAGATCCAGTTTACCGGAGACCGTTCAGGCGGACAGTATGAATATAACTTGTTTACTGTTCATTTGGGACCTATGGCTGGACTGGATGCATATGAAGAAGCTTATCCTACGGACTGGATGTGTCAGACGTTATTGGCTGATAAGACTATAGACGGTAAGTCTAGCGACCGTGCACTTCATACGCTTATTTTTGACGATCCCGAGTGTCGTCCCTTTTATTATGAGAATGGAAAATCCTTTAAGGATTACCACAAAGAAGGAGAAATCTTCTGGCACAAATATGTTACTTATACCGAGGGTATGAGTGATTATTGGGACTATAGTTTCTTTAATGTTTCCGTTATCCGTTATGCCGATGTATTGCTGCTTTATGCAGAATGTCTAAATGACAAGGGTGAAACAACAGAGGCCATTAACATAATAAATAAGGTTCGTGCACGTGTCAATGTACCGGCATTGCCGCTTACCATGGGTAAAGCCGAAGTCTTGAAACATCTGCAAGACAAAGAACGTCCTTGCGAGTTGGCATTGGAAGGTTCACGCTGGTATGACTTGGTTCGCTGGGGTATTGTAGAAGAAACGCTGAAAGCTCACAATAAACCATTTGTTGAGAATTATGTAGATACCAAGCACCAGTTGTTTCCTATTCCTCATAGTGAATTTCTGTTGAATCCTGATTGGGAGCAGAATCCGAACTATAGCAAGTAA
- a CDS encoding MGH1-like glycoside hydrolase domain-containing protein, which yields MKHLFPIYGMCSILWLGACTPVATQPEKSLFTTQEDFPNLLNVKNVPEQSVDGDLNLFSDLGAWSGYALPVNQSRAFAGAFIGPMTMHGRGWIAQTLAQPTLVVNGEKYDLVRNMQTAKYLPGKLIQHFKDAQLEFTTELCFATSRTAFVRSVITNLSDTPLNVSLTWSGGVFEENTIASKVDKGVRFHCPFYGRRWGTNRQIITLRNEPPVDEVTATVLFHTADEVMTVGNDSLRVVEKSDYLLQSGKSYTSEYSQTLTLKGEETDKEYVAIKSIPFDQCFADNAQRWNQGLQRVLSADSPYMKENAYRNIAVKALMTLNSNWRTPAGDIFHGCSFPSYIGFIGGCWSWDAWQIASGNVYYNPEGAKSEMLSLFDYQAENGMVPDFIGYNKVRNNWRDSKPPIASWGAMNVYKVTGDKAFLDEIFDKLYRFHQWWYAERDHDHNGICEYGSTDGTLIAAAWESGMDNGVRFDDTRMLKNEMEKAWSMDQENICLNSFLYVDKLTLSEMASILGKQELSEQLAKEAEVIKLYVQTKMYDSESGFFYDIRLNDRTPVKVMGAEGWLPLWAGIATPEQAESVKNIMMDEKHFNSYLPLGTLDVSHPALRPTFGYWRGPVWFNQVYFGITGLKRYGYVEEADLLTRKFMAHAQGLMTDGPIHENYNPLTGEVLNAPNFGWSSALILRLLLDQ from the coding sequence ATGAAACATTTATTTCCTATATATGGAATGTGTAGCATTCTTTGGCTGGGGGCATGTACCCCGGTCGCTACACAGCCAGAAAAGTCCCTGTTTACGACACAGGAAGATTTTCCCAATTTGTTGAATGTGAAAAATGTACCGGAACAATCTGTAGATGGGGATCTCAATTTGTTCTCTGATCTGGGTGCATGGAGTGGCTATGCGTTGCCAGTAAATCAAAGCAGGGCATTTGCGGGTGCCTTCATCGGCCCTATGACGATGCATGGAAGAGGATGGATTGCCCAAACGTTGGCACAGCCTACGTTGGTGGTCAATGGTGAAAAGTACGACTTGGTTCGCAATATGCAGACTGCCAAGTATCTACCCGGAAAGTTGATACAACATTTTAAAGATGCGCAGTTGGAATTCACTACTGAGTTGTGTTTTGCCACTTCACGCACTGCTTTTGTACGTTCTGTTATTACGAATCTTAGTGACACACCTTTGAATGTGTCGCTGACTTGGAGTGGCGGTGTTTTCGAAGAGAATACTATTGCCTCTAAGGTGGATAAGGGCGTCCGGTTCCATTGTCCGTTCTACGGTCGCCGTTGGGGAACCAATCGCCAGATTATCACACTGCGTAACGAACCGCCGGTAGACGAAGTGACGGCTACCGTGCTTTTCCATACAGCCGATGAAGTGATGACTGTGGGGAACGACAGTTTGCGAGTTGTTGAGAAGAGTGACTATTTGCTGCAATCCGGCAAAAGTTATACTTCGGAATACAGCCAGACACTGACCTTGAAAGGCGAAGAAACAGACAAGGAATATGTTGCAATAAAGTCCATACCTTTTGATCAATGTTTTGCCGACAATGCGCAGCGTTGGAATCAGGGACTTCAACGGGTACTATCTGCCGACAGTCCTTATATGAAAGAAAACGCTTACAGGAACATTGCTGTGAAAGCATTGATGACGTTAAACTCCAATTGGCGTACTCCGGCTGGTGATATCTTCCATGGTTGTAGTTTCCCTTCTTATATAGGATTCATCGGTGGATGTTGGTCGTGGGATGCTTGGCAAATTGCATCGGGTAATGTGTACTACAATCCTGAGGGGGCCAAGAGTGAAATGCTTTCTTTGTTCGATTATCAAGCAGAGAATGGTATGGTTCCTGATTTTATCGGTTATAATAAGGTACGTAACAATTGGCGCGACTCCAAACCTCCTATAGCATCATGGGGAGCCATGAATGTCTATAAGGTTACAGGAGACAAAGCGTTCTTGGACGAAATATTTGATAAATTGTATAGGTTCCATCAATGGTGGTATGCTGAGCGTGACCACGATCACAATGGCATTTGCGAATATGGTTCTACTGATGGTACACTGATTGCGGCGGCTTGGGAGAGCGGCATGGATAACGGTGTGCGTTTTGATGACACCCGGATGCTAAAGAATGAGATGGAGAAAGCTTGGTCGATGGATCAGGAGAATATTTGTTTGAATTCCTTCCTTTATGTAGATAAACTGACACTTTCGGAAATGGCTTCTATCTTGGGAAAGCAAGAGCTTTCTGAACAGTTGGCTAAGGAGGCTGAGGTAATCAAGCTGTATGTACAGACTAAAATGTATGACAGCGAGAGTGGTTTCTTTTATGATATTCGTTTGAATGACCGTACACCTGTCAAGGTGATGGGGGCTGAGGGGTGGTTGCCTTTGTGGGCAGGTATTGCTACCCCGGAACAAGCCGAGAGTGTGAAGAACATCATGATGGATGAAAAACATTTCAACTCTTACCTGCCGCTAGGTACTCTTGATGTAAGTCATCCTGCATTGCGTCCTACTTTCGGTTATTGGCGTGGTCCGGTTTGGTTTAACCAGGTATATTTTGGTATAACCGGATTGAAGCGTTACGGATATGTGGAGGAAGCCGACTTGCTGACTCGCAAGTTCATGGCACATGCTCAAGGACTGATGACCGACGGACCGATTCATGAAAACTACAATCCACTGACAGGTGAAGTGTTGAATGCACCCAACTTTGGTTGGTCTTCTGCTTTGATTTTGCGATTGTTGTTGGATCAATGA
- a CDS encoding ABC-F family ATP-binding cassette domain-containing protein translates to MISVDGLTVEFGGTTLFSDISFQINEKDRIALMGKNGAGKSTLLKILAGVRQPSRGKVSAPKDCVIAYLPQHLMTEDGRTVFEEASQAFSHLHVMEAEIEAINKELETRTDYESDSYMELIEKVSAMSEKFYSIDLTHFEEDVEKALLGLGFMREDFNRPTSDFSGGWRMRIELAKLLLQNPDVLLLDEPTNHLDIESIQWLEDFLVNSAKAVIVISHDRKFVDNITTRTIEVTMGRIYDYKVNYSQYLILRKERREQQMKQYEEQQKMIQETKDFIERFKGTYSKTLQVQSRVKMLEKLELVEVDEEDTSALRLKFPPSPRSGNYPVIMDRVGKTYGDHVVFKDASLTIERGDKVAFVGKNGEGKSTLVKCIMREIEHEGTLTLGHNVQIGYFAQNQASLLDENLTVFQTIDDVAKGEIRNKIRDLLGAFMFGGPEASMKKVKVLSGGERTRLAMIKLLLEPVNLLILDEPTNHLDMKTKDILKQALVDFDGTLIVVSHDRDFLDGLVTKVYEFGNKKVKEHLCGIYEFLETKKMESLQELEK, encoded by the coding sequence ATGATTTCAGTAGATGGATTGACCGTTGAGTTTGGCGGTACCACCTTGTTTAGTGACATATCTTTTCAGATAAATGAGAAAGACCGTATTGCCTTGATGGGGAAAAATGGTGCGGGTAAGTCTACCTTATTAAAGATTTTGGCTGGTGTACGGCAACCTAGTCGTGGAAAGGTGTCGGCTCCTAAGGATTGTGTGATAGCTTATCTTCCCCAGCATCTGATGACAGAGGATGGGCGTACTGTATTCGAGGAAGCTTCTCAGGCATTCTCGCATCTTCATGTTATGGAGGCAGAAATAGAAGCCATAAATAAGGAACTTGAAACGCGTACCGATTATGAAAGTGATTCATATATGGAGTTAATCGAGAAAGTTTCTGCCATGAGTGAGAAGTTTTATTCCATTGATCTTACCCATTTTGAAGAAGATGTGGAAAAGGCTTTGCTGGGACTTGGTTTTATGCGTGAGGACTTCAATCGCCCTACCAGTGATTTCAGTGGTGGCTGGCGTATGCGTATTGAGTTGGCTAAATTATTGCTCCAGAATCCAGATGTATTATTGCTGGATGAGCCCACTAACCATCTTGATATTGAATCCATCCAGTGGTTGGAAGATTTCTTGGTCAATAGTGCCAAAGCGGTAATTGTCATCAGCCACGACCGTAAATTTGTAGATAATATCACAACCCGTACCATTGAAGTGACGATGGGGCGCATCTATGATTATAAAGTGAACTATTCCCAATATCTGATATTGCGTAAAGAACGACGCGAGCAACAGATGAAGCAATATGAGGAACAGCAGAAGATGATACAGGAAACCAAGGATTTCATAGAACGGTTCAAAGGAACTTATAGTAAAACTTTGCAAGTGCAGAGCCGTGTGAAGATGCTTGAGAAATTAGAATTGGTTGAAGTGGACGAAGAAGATACCTCAGCATTGCGGTTGAAATTCCCGCCTTCTCCACGAAGTGGAAATTACCCGGTCATTATGGACAGGGTGGGAAAGACCTATGGTGACCATGTAGTTTTCAAGGATGCCTCATTGACCATCGAGAGAGGGGATAAAGTGGCTTTTGTGGGCAAGAATGGTGAAGGTAAGTCTACTTTGGTAAAGTGTATCATGCGTGAGATAGAGCATGAAGGGACTTTAACGCTGGGACACAATGTGCAGATTGGTTATTTTGCTCAGAATCAAGCCTCTTTATTGGACGAGAACCTCACGGTTTTTCAAACGATAGATGATGTGGCGAAAGGGGAGATCCGTAATAAAATACGAGACTTGTTGGGTGCATTTATGTTTGGCGGCCCCGAAGCTTCCATGAAGAAGGTGAAAGTGCTCAGTGGTGGAGAACGTACTCGTCTTGCCATGATCAAACTATTGTTGGAACCGGTGAATCTGTTGATTTTAGATGAGCCTACTAATCACTTGGATATGAAAACCAAAGATATCCTGAAACAAGCTTTGGTGGACTTTGACGGCACATTGATTGTTGTGTCTCATGACCGTGACTTTTTGGACGGATTAGTGACGAAAGTGTATGAATTTGGGAATAAAAAGGTAAAAGAACATCTCTGTGGTATCTATGAGTTCCTGGAAACAAAGAAAATGGAAAGTTTGCAGGAGTTGGAAAAATAA
- a CDS encoding FecR family protein yields MKDDILIRYINKHCTATEEKEVLEWLKEKDSRQRLFELEQIWGLKTEMRFSDKGRMDEAYRQLSGQLGLSKQAEKREKPVQRFTIGEWWKYAAVLVTVCLFATNLFYITKEEPEAYNTVVVPKGQRVSLLLSDGTTVWLNAESRFSYPAKFSEKYRTVTLEGEGYFEVAHNPKCPFTVKLPMLNIRVLGTKFNAKAYLDEPSWITLKEGSVEVSTLDDRSKERMSPNDQVYYTVSDGLVLIRSSAQTNVDSWTTGDLRFDNKTLKEMAKVIERRYDVKIRIMDSSLVEEYFTCHFRKDLTIAQAMELLKETRRVDYRIEKKTVYLYKK; encoded by the coding sequence ATGAAGGACGATATTTTAATTCGATATATTAATAAGCATTGTACTGCAACCGAAGAAAAAGAGGTTTTAGAGTGGTTGAAGGAGAAAGATAGCCGTCAGCGTTTATTTGAGCTGGAGCAAATCTGGGGTCTGAAAACTGAAATGCGTTTTTCGGATAAAGGACGTATGGATGAAGCTTATCGGCAACTGAGCGGACAGCTTGGCTTGAGTAAGCAGGCAGAGAAAAGAGAGAAACCGGTACAGAGATTCACCATCGGGGAATGGTGGAAGTATGCGGCTGTGTTGGTTACTGTTTGTCTTTTTGCAACAAACTTGTTTTATATCACGAAAGAGGAACCGGAAGCATACAATACGGTAGTGGTTCCGAAAGGCCAACGGGTTTCTTTATTGCTGAGTGATGGGACAACAGTTTGGCTGAACGCTGAGAGCCGTTTTTCTTATCCGGCTAAGTTTTCGGAAAAATATAGAACGGTCACATTGGAAGGAGAGGGCTATTTTGAGGTGGCACATAATCCAAAATGTCCGTTTACGGTGAAATTGCCGATGTTGAATATCAGGGTGTTGGGTACAAAATTTAATGCAAAAGCCTACTTGGATGAACCGAGTTGGATTACTTTGAAAGAAGGTTCGGTAGAAGTGTCAACCTTAGATGACAGAAGTAAGGAAAGGATGTCGCCCAATGACCAGGTATATTACACCGTTAGTGACGGCTTGGTGTTAATAAGGAGTTCGGCGCAGACAAATGTGGATAGTTGGACTACTGGTGACCTGAGATTCGACAACAAGACCTTGAAAGAAATGGCAAAGGTTATAGAACGTCGGTATGATGTGAAAATCAGGATTATGGATAGTTCGCTGGTTGAAGAATATTTCACTTGCCATTTTAGGAAAGACTTGACCATAGCCCAGGCGATGGAATTGCTGAAAGAAACCAGACGGGTGGATTATAGAATTGAAAAGAAAACGGTATACCTATATAAAAAATAA